The following coding sequences are from one Spirochaetaceae bacterium window:
- a CDS encoding Gfo/Idh/MocA family oxidoreductase, which yields MKTRMAQFGIGHDHAAGKVRVMRDSAAVELAGVYEPAEWLRGSLGVRPPYDGVHWFGSAREMLEDPSIAAIAVEGRVSENLAFARACLEHGKHVWLDKPAGDDLDEFRALLRLASARGLHVQLGYMFRYNAGYQFILDWAASGRLGAIRSVRTRISTGVANDAAWRRWDSHGEHAGGLMFILAGHVVDIVVALLGRPHRVSAFARQQTDAFPWYRDNNVAVLEYPHALAVVESVAGEVEPGAARRMEVYGTRGSAILEPMEPPRLRLCLDGARDGYEAGWQEVPVAARPRYVESLRAFLATIHGEQPADRTFAHELAVQETLLAAAGLHSLTPPR from the coding sequence GTGAAAACGCGAATGGCGCAATTCGGCATAGGGCACGATCACGCGGCCGGCAAGGTGCGCGTGATGCGGGACAGCGCCGCGGTCGAACTGGCGGGGGTATACGAGCCGGCGGAGTGGCTGCGCGGCTCGCTCGGCGTCCGTCCGCCCTACGACGGAGTGCACTGGTTCGGGTCGGCACGGGAGATGCTGGAGGATCCGAGCATAGCGGCGATCGCGGTCGAGGGGCGGGTGTCGGAGAACCTGGCGTTCGCGCGCGCCTGCCTGGAGCACGGCAAGCACGTGTGGCTGGACAAGCCGGCGGGCGACGACCTGGACGAGTTCCGGGCGCTGCTGCGGCTGGCGTCGGCGCGCGGCCTGCACGTGCAACTCGGCTACATGTTCCGCTACAACGCCGGCTACCAGTTCATTCTGGACTGGGCCGCATCCGGCCGGCTCGGCGCCATTCGCTCGGTGCGCACCCGGATCTCCACCGGCGTGGCGAACGATGCCGCCTGGCGGCGCTGGGACAGCCACGGCGAGCACGCCGGCGGCCTGATGTTCATCCTCGCCGGCCACGTGGTCGACATCGTGGTGGCGTTGCTCGGCCGCCCGCACCGGGTGAGTGCCTTCGCGCGCCAGCAGACCGACGCCTTTCCCTGGTACCGGGACAACAACGTGGCGGTGCTGGAGTACCCTCATGCCCTGGCGGTGGTGGAGTCGGTGGCCGGCGAAGTGGAGCCGGGCGCCGCGCGCCGCATGGAGGTGTACGGCACCCGCGGCAGCGCCATCCTGGAGCCGATGGAGCCGCCCCGCCTGCGCCTGTGCCTGGATGGCGCGCGCGACGGCTACGAGGCCGGCTGGCAGGAGGTGCCGGTGGCGGCGCGGCCGCGCTACGTCGAGAGCCTGCGCGCCTTCCTGGCCACCATCCACGGCGAACAGCCGGCCGACCGCACCTTCGCCCACGAGCTGGCGGTGCAGGAGACCCTGCTGGCGGCCGCCGGCCTGCACTCGCTGACGCCGCCTCGATAG